The DNA sequence CGGTCGGTCCACGACCAGCAGCAGAAAAGGCAGCAACAGCAGCACCGCCACCGCCTGCATGACCAGGGCAAATCGCCAGTCGCGCCATTCGATCAGCCACGCGACCGCCGGCGGTGCCAGCGCCACGATCAGTGGCACGCTGATCAGCCCCATGGCGAGTCCGCGCCGCGCAACGAACCAGTTTGTAACGAGTGTCGACGACGGGATGATCCCGAGCAGGGCGCAGCCCGAGCCTGCCACCAGGCTGTAGGCGAACAGATAGGTCGGAAAGTCCGGCGCGCGCGACGCGAGCAGGAAACCCGCGGCCATCAGCAGCGCGCCCGCGATCATCACGGTGCGGATGCGCAAATGGCGCAGCGCGACGCCCAGCAGGGGTCCTGACAGACCCATCAGCAGGAGGATGATCGCAATGCCGAGCGAGGCAAGACCCCGACTCGCACCGAAATCCGCGGCGACCGGCTTGATCAGCACGCCGAAGCTGCCGAACGTGCTGCCGATCGCAAGATTCACCGCGAGAAAGCCGAGCGCCACCATGCGCCAGCCGAGAAAATCACGGCTCCCCTGATCGGGATGATTGGCTGGCTGCCTGTTCACGCGCCGGGGCTCGCGCACTCGAGCAGGACTTTCACTGCCTCGGGCTGGCACTGGGTCGTGAAAGCGCGAGCTACCTCCGCAAGTGCAAAGCGGTGGGAAATCAGCCCGGCGCGATCGATGCGGCGCGCTTGCATCAGTTCGAGCGCCTCGGCCAGTTCTTCTGGCGCATAACCGTTGGAGCCCATGATCAGAGGCTCCTTGCGGATGATGTAGCCCATGTCGATCAGCATGCGGTCCTCGAAGCCGCCGAAGCACACGATGCGTCCGTTCCGGTTCGCGACCAGGTGCAGTGCGGTCTCGAGCGGCGGCGGCCCGCTCATGTGCTTGATGTAGCCGGCGCAGTCGAACACCACGGCGATATTCGCGGATTCGCCGCGATAATCATCCTCGCGCCCGCAGATTGCCGCCACTGCGCTGTATATCTCGCCAGCGCGCGGATTCACGGTCGCGGTGGCGCCGACTTCCCGGGCCTTCGCCAGGCGCGCGTCCTGCACGTCGATCGCGATGATCTGCCCGACCGGCACCTCCCGCGCACGGATGGCCTGGATCACGCCAAGCCCGATGATGCCGACCCCGAACACCACCACGTTCTCGCCGGCGGTGATATTGGCCTTGCGTACCATCTGCAGCGCATCGGCCATCGGCTCGGTGGTGGCTGCCTCCGCGAAACTCACGCCCGCTGGAATGCGTACCAGCTGGAACGGGTTCACCGGCACGGTCACATACTCGGCCATGCCTCCGCCAAACCCCGTGACACCGACCACCCGCTCGCCTGTGCTCCAGCCCGTCACGCCCTCGCCGAGTTCGACGATGGTGCCGGCAAATTCATGCCCGGGTACTTCGTATCCCTCCGGGGTTTTGCGCACCAGCTGTCCGCGGTAGGAGTCGTTGCGATACATGTGCAGGTCCGAGCCGCAGATCCCGCAGGCATGCACGGCCACCAGCACCTCGCCGGCCCCGGGCCGCGGGCGGGTGGCATCGGTGCGCGCCTCGATCTTGCCGGCTCCGATGTAGTTCGCTGCGTACATGCTTCACACTCTCCGCGCCGATTGCCTGCTGCGCAGCATGACACCGATTGCCGACGATCGCATCATGCGCCAGGATGAACCTTGCCGGTCCGCCAGCGCGGTTTGATTTTCAGGCGCGAGATTGTCCGGTGAGCGCGGCACCTTCATCCGTTCGGATGAGGATTTGAGCTCACTGCTGCGGCTACGCTGCTACTGAATTCAGGTGCTGAGGCAGGGCGGGGCGCATGGGCGAGCCGACAATTCCCGGGAGCAGGGTGAACTTCGACTTCAGTGGTGCCCGGGTCCTGGTGACGGGT is a window from the Gammaproteobacteria bacterium genome containing:
- a CDS encoding zinc-binding dehydrogenase translates to MYAANYIGAGKIEARTDATRPRPGAGEVLVAVHACGICGSDLHMYRNDSYRGQLVRKTPEGYEVPGHEFAGTIVELGEGVTGWSTGERVVGVTGFGGGMAEYVTVPVNPFQLVRIPAGVSFAEAATTEPMADALQMVRKANITAGENVVVFGVGIIGLGVIQAIRAREVPVGQIIAIDVQDARLAKAREVGATATVNPRAGEIYSAVAAICGREDDYRGESANIAVVFDCAGYIKHMSGPPPLETALHLVANRNGRIVCFGGFEDRMLIDMGYIIRKEPLIMGSNGYAPEELAEALELMQARRIDRAGLISHRFALAEVARAFTTQCQPEAVKVLLECASPGA